One region of Gossypium raimondii isolate GPD5lz chromosome 6, ASM2569854v1, whole genome shotgun sequence genomic DNA includes:
- the LOC105773653 gene encoding glucose-6-phosphate/phosphate translocator 2, chloroplastic, with protein MLSSIKLSPSSFTSTGFLPNRRSIPTPQFSPLPIIKSLHSAFPTHSFSSQKPLQVASIDNLAISKNTQQRKTECQAYEADRSRPLDIKIELPDEDARLEAAKRIKIGIYFATWWALNVVFNIYNKKVLNAFPFPWLTSTLSLAAGSLLMLISWATRVADAPKTDFEFWKTLFPVAVAHTIGHVAATVSMSKVAVSFTHIIKSGEPAFSVLVSRFLLGDSFPMPVYLSLVPIIGGCALSALTELNFNMTGFMGAMISNLAFVFRNIFSKKGMNGKSVSGMNYYACLSMLSLLILTPFAIAVEGHQLWAVGWQKAVSQIGPNFVWWVVAQSVFYHLYNQVSYMSLDQISPLTFSIGNTMKRISVIVSSIIIFHTPVQPINALGAAIAILGTFLYSQAKQ; from the exons ATGCTTTCTTCAATTAAGCTCTCCCCATCTTCTTTCACTTCCACAGGTTTCTTACCCAATAGACGTTCAATCCCAACACCACAATTCTCTCCATTACCCATTATCAAGAGCCTCCACAGTGCCTTCCCCACCCACTCTTTCTCTTCTCAAAAACCGCTACAAGTTGCCTCCATTGACAATCTTGCAATCTCCAAAAACACCCAGCAGAGGAAAACTGAGTGCCAGGCCTATGAAGCCGACAGGTCTAGGCCTCTGGACATAAAAATTGAGTTACCTGACGAGGATGCGAGATTGGAAGCAGCTAAAAGGATTAAGATTGGGATTTACTTTGCTACTTGGTGGGCTTTGAATGTAGTTTTCAACATATATAACAAGAAGGTTCTCAATGCTTTCCCTTTCCCTTGGCTGACCTCTACCCTATCTTTGGCTGCTGGCTCTTTGCTGATGCTCATATCTTGGGCCACTAGAGTTGCTGATGCTCCTAAAACCGACTTTGAGTTTTGGAAGACCCTTTTCCCT gttgcGGTGGCACATACAATCGGGCATGTAGCAGCAACTGTGAGCATGTCAAAGGTCGCTGTTTCCTTCACACATATAATCAAGAGTGGTGAACCTGCATTCAGCGTTTTGGTTTCAAGATTTTTGTTAGGGGACTCATTTCCAATGCCAGTTTACTTGTCCCTTGTACCAATTATTGGAGGTTGTGCACTTTCAGCTTTGACTGAGCTCAATTTCAACATGACTG GTTTCATGGGGGCTATGATATCAAACTTGGCATTCGTGTTTAGAAACATATTCTCAAAGAAAGGGATGAATGGGAAGTCAGTGAGTGGGATGAACTACTATGCATGTTTGTCTATGTTGTCCCTTTTGATTCTTACACCTTTTGCAATCGCTGTCGAGGGTCATCAGCTTTGGGCTGTTGGCTGGCAAAAAGCAGTCTCACAAATTGGACCCAATTTTGTCTG GTGGGTGGTAGCTCAGAGTGTCTTCTATCACTTATATAATCAAGTTTCATACATGTCTCTGGATCAAATTTCTCCCCTGACATTTAGCATTGGGAACACAATGAAGAGGATTTCAGTTATAGTGTCGtccatcatcatcttccacACACCTGTTCAGCCCATTAATGCTCTTGGAGCTGCCATTGCCATCCTTGGAACCTTCCTTTATTCACAG GCAAAGCAGTGA